In Geovibrio ferrireducens, the genomic window CTGTCACCAATGAGACTGAGAACCGAGTTTGAGATCTCGTCAGGAAGAAGACGCACCACATCAGCCGCGTCATCACTTTCCATGTGTTCAACTATCCGGGCGATTTTTTCGGGTTTCTGATCGGAGATAACGGTTATGACATCGGCTTCGTTCATTTCAACGATGATTTCCGCCATGAGCTTCTCATCCTTAATGTGGCTGAGAAGTTTTTTACTGTCTATATCATTGAGGTTATTGTATATTACGGCAATATCCGCAGGGTGCAGCTTGGAGAGCGTTTTCTCAAGTGCGACCCTTGCGTTTCTTCTGATAAGTTTTTTGACGCTTTCTAGTGAAACCTTTAATCTTGGAGTGAGCATCTACCGGAGTCCTTGTATTCTCAAAAATTCATTCTTGTCTGCCCAATCATTACGAATCTTAACCCATAATGCAAGATGAATTTTGACTCCGAAAAACTTCTCCAGATTTATTCTTGCTTTCGTTCCAATCTCTTTAAGGCGTGCGCCCTGCTTTCCGATCACCATCCCCTTGTGGCTTTCGCGGTCAACAATGATGGACGCGCTTATCTCCATGCGTCCGTCCTCCGTGTCCTCCACGGATTCTGTTTCCACCACTATGCGGTAGGGGAGCTCATCCTGAAGCTGCTCGAACACCTGCTCCCTTACATACTCTGCAATAAGCATTTTTTCGGGGACTGTCGTTATCTCCTCACTGTCGAACATCGGCATGCCTTCCGGCAGATGCTTCACAGCAAGCTCAAGAAGCAGATCAACATTTTTCCCTGTGCGTGCGCTTATGGGTACAACCTCCGCAAAGTCAAGCAGGGGGAACAGTTTTTCAGCCAGCAGAAAGGCCTTTTCCTTTTTGAATATATCAAGCTTATTGATAACAAGAAACTTCTTCGCCTTTGAAGCCTCAAGGATTTTCACAAGGTTTTTAAACTCAGGCCCCATATGCTCATCCGCCTGAACCATGAGGAAGAGAATATCCGCCATATCAATGGAATCAGCCGCCTGCTGCACCATAAGCCTGTTAAGGGTGTCCTTCGCCTTGTGATAGCCGGGCGTGTCTATGAAAACTATCTGGTAGTCGTCACCTGTTTTTATCCCCTGAATGTTTGTTCTGGTTGTCTGGGGTTTGTTTGAAACTATTGCTATCTTCTCGCCTATTAGGCTGTTAATCAGTGTGGATTTACCCACATTGGGTCTGCCCAGAATGGAAACAAACCCTGATTTATATGTTTCGGACATCAGACCTCCACGTCATCTGCCACAGGATTATCCTGTATCTTTTTCATTTCTATTTTGCATATTTTACGGTCTTCTATCTCAAGCACAGTGAGAGTCCGGCCGCCGAAGATGTATGAATCACCCTGTTCAGGCACTTTGCCCGCAAGGTCGTACACAAGCCCGGCGAGAGTTTCATATTTTTCCATCTCTTCCGTCTTTTCAATATCGAACTCTTCGCAGAAATCGTCAATATCCATCATCGCATCCAGAACGTAAGTATCCGTATCCGTCTGCTCAACCTCAATATCCGCCTGCTCGTCCTCATCATATTCATCGTATATATCGCCCACTATCTCCTCAAGTACGTTTTCAAGGGTGAGAAGCCCCGCCACGCCGCCGTATTCATCAAGCACTATTGCCATGTGGTTACGTGTTTTCTGGAACTCGGTGAGCATGGTATCTATCTTTTTCGTACCGGGGATAAAGTAAGGCGCACGGAGCATGCTGCGGAGGTCAAACTTCGATATGTCCTCTCTGGTGAACACAAGCAGATCCTTAGCGTTCAGTATGCCTATGATTTTATCTATGGTTTCCTCATAAACAGGAAGACGTGAAAATTCGTTTTCCACAACCTTATCCATTATACTGTCAAAGCCTTCATTAACATTCACTGCTATTATATCTCTTCTGGGAACCATAATCTCTTTAATGCTCATGTCACCCAGTTCGAATATGTTCTGGAGCATCTCCTTCTGTCCGTTCTCCAGCACTCCTTCCTTTTCGCCCACGTTGATGATGAACTCAAGCTCCTCTTCCGTGATCTGCGGCTTTTTATCCAGCTTGCCGCCGGAAAGTTTAATCATCGCCACAACAAACTTGTTCATTACATATGTAGCAGGAAATAGAACTGTATAAAACAGTTTCAGAATGCGCATAAGGGCAATAGCCATCGCTTCCGCATTGTGCTTGGCAAAGGTTTTAGGAGTAATTTCACCGAATATGAGAACCATCAAGGTCATAATTCCGGTTACTGCGGCAATCTGCGCATCACCGAATATCCGTCTGGCCATATCAGCCGCCAGAACAGAACCCAGAATGTTAACAACATTATTGCCGATGAGGATGGTGTTGAGAACCTTGTTTGGGTGATAAAGCCAAAGTTCAAGGATTTTAGCTTTAGGATTTTCTTCTATCATGTGCCTGACCTTCATCTCGCTGAGCGAGGTCAGGGCAGTTTCGCTGCCTGAGAAAAAACCTGAAAACAAAAGACAAACGAATATTGAGACCGACTGAAACAGTATACTGTCAGTTTCCAAAACAATTCACCTCTGATGAGAATATGAGTAAATACGCCGCAGAAAAGGGCGCAGTATGTCCGTAAAAGTAAGCAGAACTGGCGTTTCCCTTCAAGGAAGACGCAGAAATCGGGTAAGGTTCGGAAGGAGGTTTCTTTTTCATGAGCGGATATTAGCACAAAAAAAACTGCTCTTCCACACTAAAACGTGCGGAAACAGCGACTTTTCCATAATTTGACAGGTTTTAGGGAACAAGACCGTCCCCAATAAGCTTACGCAGAATTTCCTCTTGCATATCAAACATTTCTTTCTCGTCCTCTTCGGATGTTTCATGGTCAAACCCCAGAAGATGAAGAAGGCCGTGAATATACAGAAAAGCAAACTCCCTTGCAAGCTCTATTTCATTTTCCTGCGCCTGCCTCTTTGCGGTATCAATGGAGATGACAATATCCCCCAGCATTCCGCCGTCATCCAGCGGATACTCAGCCATCGGGAAAGAAAGCACATCAGTGGCATAATCCTTCTGCCTGTAGGCGGCGTTCAGTGAGCGGATCTCCGCATCATCCGTAATGAGAACGGAAATTTCCGCATCCTCAAAAGCCGCCTCAGCGAAAGCAAATACCTCAAGGGAGATTTTTTTCAGAAACTCAACGTCAAAGCCGCTGTCTGTTTTATCAGTAAGAAGAACATCCGCCATCACTTTATTTTTTCTCCTCAAACACTTCATAAGCCTGAATAATTTTCTGTACCAAGGAATGTCTGACCACATCCTTCTGGCTGAATTCCACAAAGCCTATATCATTTATCCCTTTCAGAATCTCCCGCACCAGAATAAGGCCTGATTTCTTGGAGGAAGGCAGGTCAATCTGCGTTATATCTCCCGTAACCACTGCCTTTGAGCGGAACCCCAGACGGGTGAGGAACATCTTCATCTGCTCGCTGGTGGTGTTCTGCGCCTCATCCAGAATTATGAAGGAATCATTCAGCGTTCGCCCGCGCATGAAAGCCAGCGGTGCTACCTCTATGATATTCTTCTCCACCAGCGCCGCCACCTGTTCAATGTTCATCATACTGTAAAGCGCATCATACAGCGGACGGAGATAGGGATTGATTTTATCAGCTATATCACCGGGAAGAAAGCCGAGGTTCTCCCCCGCCTCAACCGCAGGACGGGTGAGGATTATGCGCGCAACCTTCTTTTTCAGAAACAGGTGCACACCCATAGCCATGGCAAGATAAGTTTTTCCGGTTCCCGCGGGGCCTATGCCGAAAACGAGATCCTTGTCCTTTATCGCCTGCAGATATTCCTTCTGACGGGGTGATTTAGGCGAAACATTCCTTGTTCTGCCCGCAACCTTCACGGAATCAAGCAATACGCCGCTTACATCAATCTCCTGATCGTCATCCATCATCCGCAGGG contains:
- the era gene encoding GTPase Era, with protein sequence MSETYKSGFVSILGRPNVGKSTLINSLIGEKIAIVSNKPQTTRTNIQGIKTGDDYQIVFIDTPGYHKAKDTLNRLMVQQAADSIDMADILFLMVQADEHMGPEFKNLVKILEASKAKKFLVINKLDIFKKEKAFLLAEKLFPLLDFAEVVPISARTGKNVDLLLELAVKHLPEGMPMFDSEEITTVPEKMLIAEYVREQVFEQLQDELPYRIVVETESVEDTEDGRMEISASIIVDRESHKGMVIGKQGARLKEIGTKARINLEKFFGVKIHLALWVKIRNDWADKNEFLRIQGLR
- a CDS encoding hemolysin family protein; the protein is METDSILFQSVSIFVCLLFSGFFSGSETALTSLSEMKVRHMIEENPKAKILELWLYHPNKVLNTILIGNNVVNILGSVLAADMARRIFGDAQIAAVTGIMTLMVLIFGEITPKTFAKHNAEAMAIALMRILKLFYTVLFPATYVMNKFVVAMIKLSGGKLDKKPQITEEELEFIINVGEKEGVLENGQKEMLQNIFELGDMSIKEIMVPRRDIIAVNVNEGFDSIMDKVVENEFSRLPVYEETIDKIIGILNAKDLLVFTREDISKFDLRSMLRAPYFIPGTKKIDTMLTEFQKTRNHMAIVLDEYGGVAGLLTLENVLEEIVGDIYDEYDEDEQADIEVEQTDTDTYVLDAMMDIDDFCEEFDIEKTEEMEKYETLAGLVYDLAGKVPEQGDSYIFGGRTLTVLEIEDRKICKIEMKKIQDNPVADDVEV
- the ybeY gene encoding rRNA maturation RNase YbeY; protein product: MADVLLTDKTDSGFDVEFLKKISLEVFAFAEAAFEDAEISVLITDDAEIRSLNAAYRQKDYATDVLSFPMAEYPLDDGGMLGDIVISIDTAKRQAQENEIELAREFAFLYIHGLLHLLGFDHETSEEDEKEMFDMQEEILRKLIGDGLVP
- a CDS encoding PhoH family protein; this translates as MSREYSEIISIHHPLIPVILGSGDQHLRALKSAFNVNIAVMGDEFTIKGDKADVLKAVRLIDHLREMAMKGELTEAGVNDALRMMDDDQEIDVSGVLLDSVKVAGRTRNVSPKSPRQKEYLQAIKDKDLVFGIGPAGTGKTYLAMAMGVHLFLKKKVARIILTRPAVEAGENLGFLPGDIADKINPYLRPLYDALYSMMNIEQVAALVEKNIIEVAPLAFMRGRTLNDSFIILDEAQNTTSEQMKMFLTRLGFRSKAVVTGDITQIDLPSSKKSGLILVREILKGINDIGFVEFSQKDVVRHSLVQKIIQAYEVFEEKK